Proteins encoded within one genomic window of Camelina sativa cultivar DH55 chromosome 19, Cs, whole genome shotgun sequence:
- the LOC104763770 gene encoding LRR receptor-like serine/threonine-protein kinase RPK2 isoform X1 — MTSLPSSVIKWRFFRRQMMPWNVVFSLWLLCFAATCLSVLAADSDKSVLLRFKKTLSDPNSILASWVEDNEDYCSWFGVSCDSTSRVTSLNITGSGSDKGSSKTSRNRFTCGDIGKFPLYGFGIRRDCIGNHGALVGDLPSVVVGLTELRVLSLPFNSFSGEIPLGIWGMENLEVLDLEGNLMTGSLPVRITGLRNLRVMNLGFNRVSGEIPNSLQSLSKLEILNLGGNRLNGTVPGFVGRFRVVHLPLNWLQGSLHKDIGDNCGKLEHLDLSGNFLIGRIPESLGKCGSLRSLLLYINTLEETIPLEFGNLQKLEVLDVSKNTLSGPLPVELGNCSSLSVLVLSNLYNVYDDITSIRGVSDLPPGADLTSMTEEFNFYQGGIPEEITRLPKLKILWVPRATLEGRFPRDWGLCQNLEMLSLGQNFFKGEIPVGLSKCRNLRLLDLSSNMLTGELLKETSVPCMSVFDVGGNSLSGFIPEFLNNTTTHCPPVVYFDGFSIESYNNDPSSVYLSFFTMKSQVGTSLMDLGGDGGLAVFHNFADNNFTGTLKSIPLAQERLGKRVSYIFSAGGNQLYGQFPGNLFDNCDELKAVYVNVSFNRLSGRIPEGLNKMCTSLKILDASSNQIFGIIPSSLGDLSSLVALNLSWNQLQGQIPGSLGKKMTALTYLSIANNNLTGQISQSFSQLHSLDVLDLSSNHLSGGIPHDFVNLKNLTVLLLNNNNLSGPIPSGFATFAVFNVSFNNLSGPVPSTNGLTKCSTVQGNPYLRPCHVFSLTTPSSDSRDSAGDSITQDYASSPAENSPPESQGKGGFNWLEIASIASASAIFSVLIALVILFFYTRKWHPKSKIMATTKREVTMFMDIGVPITFDNVVRATGNFNASNLIGNGGFGATYKAEISQDVVVAIKRLSIGRFQGVQQFHAEIKTLGRLRHPNLVTLIGYHASETEMFLVYNYLPGGNLEKFIQERSTRDWRVLHKIALDIARALAYLHDQCVPRVLHRDVKPSNILLDDDCNAYLSDFGLARLLGTSETHATTGVAGTFGYVAPEYAMTCRVSDKADVYSYGVVLFELLSDKKALDPSFVSYGNGFNIVQWACMLLRQGRAKEFFTAGLWDAGPHDDLVEVLHLAVVCTVDSLSTRPTMKQVVRRLKQLQPPSC; from the coding sequence ATGACTTCTTTGCCTTCTTCAGTGATCAAATGGCGTTTTTTCCGTAGACAGATGATGCCTTGGAACGTTGTGTTCTCTCTCTGGTTACTCTGTTTCGCTGCTACCTGTCTCTCTGTTTTAGCAGCTGACTCGGACAAATCGGTGTTGCTTCGGTTTAAGAAAACGTTGTCGGACCCTAATTCGATTCTCGCTAGCTGGGTTGAGGATAATGAAGATTACTGCTCCTGGTTTGGTGTATCTTGCGATTCGACCTCTCGAGTCACGTCTCTGAACATTACTGGCTCTGGAAGCGATAAAGGGAGTTCCAAAACCAGTCGGAATCGTTTCACTTGTGGTGATATCGGTAAGTTTCCTTTGTATGGGTTTGGTATCCGGAGGGATTGTATCGGAAATCATGGAGCTTTGGTGGGGGATTTGCCTTCTGTAGTCGTGGGTCTCACAGAGCTTAGGGTTCTGTCTCTGCCTTTCAATTCGTTTAGCGGAGAGATTCCTTTAGGAATCTGGGGAATGGAGAATCTTGAAGTTCTTGATCTGGAAGGGAATTTGATGACCGGGTCATTGCCTGTTCGGATTACTGGGTTACGGAATCTGCGGGTTATGAATTTAGGGTTTAACCGAGTTTCAGGTGAAATCCCTAACTCGCTTCAGAGTCTGTCCAAGTTGGAGATTTTGAATTTGGGTGGTAATAGGTTGAATGGAACTGTTCCTGGTTTTGTTGGGAGGTTCAGAGTGGTGCACTTGCCTTTAAACTGGCTTCAAGGCTCTTTGCATAAAGATATTGGGGATAACTGTGGGAAGCTTGAGCATTTAGATTTGTCTGGTAATTTCTTGATTGGGAGGATTCCTGAGAGTTTGGGCAAGTGTGGCAGTTTAAGGTCTTTGTTGTTGTATATAAATACATTGGAGGAGACTATCCCTTTAGAGTTTGGGAATCTTCAGAAGCTTGAGGTTTTGGATGTTTCTAAGAACACTCTTAGTGGTCCATTACCTGTTGAACTCGGGAACTGCTCTTCGTTGTCTGTTCTCGTGCTATCAAATCTGTACAATGTGTATGATGACATTACCAGCATTAGAGGGGTATCAGATTTACCTCCAGGCGCTGATTTAACTTCTATGACTGAGGAATTCAATTTCTATCAAGGGGGAATTCCAGAGGAAATCACTAGGCTTCCAAAACTAAAGATACTTTGGGTGCCAAGAGCTACGTTAGAAGGGAGGTTTCCAAGAGATTGGGGTTTGTGTCAAAACTTGGAGATGCTTAGTTTGGGTCAGAACTTCTTTAAAGGCGAGATTCCTGTTGGTCTTAGTAAATGTAGGAACCTCCGTCTTCTTGATTTGAGCTCGAATATGCTTACGGGAGAGCTTCTCAAAGAGACTTCAGTCCCCTGTATGAGTGTGTTTGATGTTGGCGGAAACAGCTTATCTGGTTTCATCCCTGAGTTTCTCAATAATACCACAACCCATTGTCCTCCTGTTGTCTACTTTGACGGGTTTTCTATCGAATCTTACAACAACGACCCGTCATCTGTTTatctctccttcttcaccaTGAAGTCTCAAGTTGGAACTTCCCTGATGGATCTTGGAGGTGATGGAGGTCTGGCCGTGTTTCATAATTTCGCAGACAACAACTTCACTGGTACTCTCAAGTCTATACCACTTGCACAGGAGCGGTTAGGAAAGCGAGTCTCTTACATATTTTCTGCTGGAGGGAATCAGTTGTACGGGCAATTCCCAGGAAACCTGTTTGATAACTGTGACGAACTCAAAGCAGTTTATGTCAATGTAAGCTTCAACAGGCTCTCAGGTCGGATCCCTGAAGGACTAAACAAGATGTGCACTTCTCTTAAGATTCTTGATGCTTCGTCGAATCAGATCTTCGGGATAATCCCATCGAGTCTCGGGGATCTAAGTTCACTCGTTGCTCTTAATCTGAGCTGGAATCAGTTGCAAGGTCAGATACCGGGAAGCCTCGGGAAGAAGATGACAGCTTTAACATACCTTTCGATTGCGAATAATAACCTCACAGGGCAAATTTCTCAGAGTTTTAGTCAGTTGCATTCCTTGGATGTTCTTGATCTCTCTTCCAATCATCTATCTGGCGGCATTCCTCATGATTTCGTCAACTTGAAGAATCTCACTGTGCTGCTTCTCAACAATAACAACCTCTCTGGCCCAATCCCGTCAGGTTTTGCGACATTTGCTGTTTTCAATGTTTCCTTCAACAATCTGTCAGGTCCAGTTCCTTCAACCAACGGATTGACCAAATGCAGCACTGTTCAGGGAAACCCCTATCTTCGACCTTGCCATGTGTTTTCTCTGACAACACCATCTTCTGATTCCCGAGACTCTGCTGGAGATTCTATCACGCAGGATTACGCATCTTCCCCTGCTGAAAACTCTCCACCTGAGTCGCAAGGAAAGGGTGGATTTAACTGGCTAGAGATTGCTTCAATCGCATCCGCTTCAGCTATTTTCTCGGTTCTGATCGCTCTTgtgattctcttcttctacaCAAGGAAATGGCATCCGAAATCGAAGATCATGGCCACTACGAAGCGAGAAGTCACTATGTTCATGGACATTGGAGTTCCAATAACCTTTGACAATGTTGTTAGAGCCACAGGAAACTTCAACGCAAGCAATCTGATTGGAAACGGTGGATTTGGAGCGACCTACAAAGCAGAAATATCTCAAGATGTGGTCGTCGCAATCAAACGCCTCTCCATTGGACGGTTTCAAGGTGTGCAACAGTTCCACGCAGAGATCAAAACTCTTGGTAGACTTAGACATCCGAATCTTGTGACTCTCATTGGTTATCACGCTAGCGAAACCGAGATGTTCTTGGTCTACAACTATCTCCCAGGAGGCAACCTCGAGAAATTCATCCAAGAAAGATCCACAAGAGATTGGAGAGTTCTTCACAAGATCGCCCTGGACATTGCTCGAGCACTCGCTTACCTCCACGACCAATGTGTCCCACGTGTGCTTCACCGAGATGTTAAGCCGAGCAACATCCTACTGGATGATGATTGCAACGCTTATTTATCAGATTTCGGGTTAGCGAGATTGCTTGGGACCTCGGAAACACACGCAACAACAGGTGTGGCGGGTACGTTTGGGTATGTAGCACCCGAGTACGCTATGACTTGCCGGGTGTCGGATAAAGCAGATGTTTACAGCTATGGAGTGGTGCTTTTTGAGCTGCTTTCGGACAAGAAAGCACTGGATCCGTCGTTTGTGTCGTACGGTAACGGTTTCAACATAGTGCAATGGGCTTGTATGCTGTTGAGACAAGGAAGGGCAAAGGAGTTTTTCACAGCGGGTTTGTGGGACGCGGGTCCTCATGATGATCTAGTAGAGGTTCTGCATTTAGCGGTTGTGTGTACGGTGGATTCACTATCGACGAGACCAACGATGAAGCAAGTTGTAAGACGGCTGAAGCAGTTGCAGCCTCCGTCATGTTAG
- the LOC104763770 gene encoding LRR receptor-like serine/threonine-protein kinase RPK2 isoform X2, which translates to MMPWNVVFSLWLLCFAATCLSVLAADSDKSVLLRFKKTLSDPNSILASWVEDNEDYCSWFGVSCDSTSRVTSLNITGSGSDKGSSKTSRNRFTCGDIGKFPLYGFGIRRDCIGNHGALVGDLPSVVVGLTELRVLSLPFNSFSGEIPLGIWGMENLEVLDLEGNLMTGSLPVRITGLRNLRVMNLGFNRVSGEIPNSLQSLSKLEILNLGGNRLNGTVPGFVGRFRVVHLPLNWLQGSLHKDIGDNCGKLEHLDLSGNFLIGRIPESLGKCGSLRSLLLYINTLEETIPLEFGNLQKLEVLDVSKNTLSGPLPVELGNCSSLSVLVLSNLYNVYDDITSIRGVSDLPPGADLTSMTEEFNFYQGGIPEEITRLPKLKILWVPRATLEGRFPRDWGLCQNLEMLSLGQNFFKGEIPVGLSKCRNLRLLDLSSNMLTGELLKETSVPCMSVFDVGGNSLSGFIPEFLNNTTTHCPPVVYFDGFSIESYNNDPSSVYLSFFTMKSQVGTSLMDLGGDGGLAVFHNFADNNFTGTLKSIPLAQERLGKRVSYIFSAGGNQLYGQFPGNLFDNCDELKAVYVNVSFNRLSGRIPEGLNKMCTSLKILDASSNQIFGIIPSSLGDLSSLVALNLSWNQLQGQIPGSLGKKMTALTYLSIANNNLTGQISQSFSQLHSLDVLDLSSNHLSGGIPHDFVNLKNLTVLLLNNNNLSGPIPSGFATFAVFNVSFNNLSGPVPSTNGLTKCSTVQGNPYLRPCHVFSLTTPSSDSRDSAGDSITQDYASSPAENSPPESQGKGGFNWLEIASIASASAIFSVLIALVILFFYTRKWHPKSKIMATTKREVTMFMDIGVPITFDNVVRATGNFNASNLIGNGGFGATYKAEISQDVVVAIKRLSIGRFQGVQQFHAEIKTLGRLRHPNLVTLIGYHASETEMFLVYNYLPGGNLEKFIQERSTRDWRVLHKIALDIARALAYLHDQCVPRVLHRDVKPSNILLDDDCNAYLSDFGLARLLGTSETHATTGVAGTFGYVAPEYAMTCRVSDKADVYSYGVVLFELLSDKKALDPSFVSYGNGFNIVQWACMLLRQGRAKEFFTAGLWDAGPHDDLVEVLHLAVVCTVDSLSTRPTMKQVVRRLKQLQPPSC; encoded by the coding sequence ATGATGCCTTGGAACGTTGTGTTCTCTCTCTGGTTACTCTGTTTCGCTGCTACCTGTCTCTCTGTTTTAGCAGCTGACTCGGACAAATCGGTGTTGCTTCGGTTTAAGAAAACGTTGTCGGACCCTAATTCGATTCTCGCTAGCTGGGTTGAGGATAATGAAGATTACTGCTCCTGGTTTGGTGTATCTTGCGATTCGACCTCTCGAGTCACGTCTCTGAACATTACTGGCTCTGGAAGCGATAAAGGGAGTTCCAAAACCAGTCGGAATCGTTTCACTTGTGGTGATATCGGTAAGTTTCCTTTGTATGGGTTTGGTATCCGGAGGGATTGTATCGGAAATCATGGAGCTTTGGTGGGGGATTTGCCTTCTGTAGTCGTGGGTCTCACAGAGCTTAGGGTTCTGTCTCTGCCTTTCAATTCGTTTAGCGGAGAGATTCCTTTAGGAATCTGGGGAATGGAGAATCTTGAAGTTCTTGATCTGGAAGGGAATTTGATGACCGGGTCATTGCCTGTTCGGATTACTGGGTTACGGAATCTGCGGGTTATGAATTTAGGGTTTAACCGAGTTTCAGGTGAAATCCCTAACTCGCTTCAGAGTCTGTCCAAGTTGGAGATTTTGAATTTGGGTGGTAATAGGTTGAATGGAACTGTTCCTGGTTTTGTTGGGAGGTTCAGAGTGGTGCACTTGCCTTTAAACTGGCTTCAAGGCTCTTTGCATAAAGATATTGGGGATAACTGTGGGAAGCTTGAGCATTTAGATTTGTCTGGTAATTTCTTGATTGGGAGGATTCCTGAGAGTTTGGGCAAGTGTGGCAGTTTAAGGTCTTTGTTGTTGTATATAAATACATTGGAGGAGACTATCCCTTTAGAGTTTGGGAATCTTCAGAAGCTTGAGGTTTTGGATGTTTCTAAGAACACTCTTAGTGGTCCATTACCTGTTGAACTCGGGAACTGCTCTTCGTTGTCTGTTCTCGTGCTATCAAATCTGTACAATGTGTATGATGACATTACCAGCATTAGAGGGGTATCAGATTTACCTCCAGGCGCTGATTTAACTTCTATGACTGAGGAATTCAATTTCTATCAAGGGGGAATTCCAGAGGAAATCACTAGGCTTCCAAAACTAAAGATACTTTGGGTGCCAAGAGCTACGTTAGAAGGGAGGTTTCCAAGAGATTGGGGTTTGTGTCAAAACTTGGAGATGCTTAGTTTGGGTCAGAACTTCTTTAAAGGCGAGATTCCTGTTGGTCTTAGTAAATGTAGGAACCTCCGTCTTCTTGATTTGAGCTCGAATATGCTTACGGGAGAGCTTCTCAAAGAGACTTCAGTCCCCTGTATGAGTGTGTTTGATGTTGGCGGAAACAGCTTATCTGGTTTCATCCCTGAGTTTCTCAATAATACCACAACCCATTGTCCTCCTGTTGTCTACTTTGACGGGTTTTCTATCGAATCTTACAACAACGACCCGTCATCTGTTTatctctccttcttcaccaTGAAGTCTCAAGTTGGAACTTCCCTGATGGATCTTGGAGGTGATGGAGGTCTGGCCGTGTTTCATAATTTCGCAGACAACAACTTCACTGGTACTCTCAAGTCTATACCACTTGCACAGGAGCGGTTAGGAAAGCGAGTCTCTTACATATTTTCTGCTGGAGGGAATCAGTTGTACGGGCAATTCCCAGGAAACCTGTTTGATAACTGTGACGAACTCAAAGCAGTTTATGTCAATGTAAGCTTCAACAGGCTCTCAGGTCGGATCCCTGAAGGACTAAACAAGATGTGCACTTCTCTTAAGATTCTTGATGCTTCGTCGAATCAGATCTTCGGGATAATCCCATCGAGTCTCGGGGATCTAAGTTCACTCGTTGCTCTTAATCTGAGCTGGAATCAGTTGCAAGGTCAGATACCGGGAAGCCTCGGGAAGAAGATGACAGCTTTAACATACCTTTCGATTGCGAATAATAACCTCACAGGGCAAATTTCTCAGAGTTTTAGTCAGTTGCATTCCTTGGATGTTCTTGATCTCTCTTCCAATCATCTATCTGGCGGCATTCCTCATGATTTCGTCAACTTGAAGAATCTCACTGTGCTGCTTCTCAACAATAACAACCTCTCTGGCCCAATCCCGTCAGGTTTTGCGACATTTGCTGTTTTCAATGTTTCCTTCAACAATCTGTCAGGTCCAGTTCCTTCAACCAACGGATTGACCAAATGCAGCACTGTTCAGGGAAACCCCTATCTTCGACCTTGCCATGTGTTTTCTCTGACAACACCATCTTCTGATTCCCGAGACTCTGCTGGAGATTCTATCACGCAGGATTACGCATCTTCCCCTGCTGAAAACTCTCCACCTGAGTCGCAAGGAAAGGGTGGATTTAACTGGCTAGAGATTGCTTCAATCGCATCCGCTTCAGCTATTTTCTCGGTTCTGATCGCTCTTgtgattctcttcttctacaCAAGGAAATGGCATCCGAAATCGAAGATCATGGCCACTACGAAGCGAGAAGTCACTATGTTCATGGACATTGGAGTTCCAATAACCTTTGACAATGTTGTTAGAGCCACAGGAAACTTCAACGCAAGCAATCTGATTGGAAACGGTGGATTTGGAGCGACCTACAAAGCAGAAATATCTCAAGATGTGGTCGTCGCAATCAAACGCCTCTCCATTGGACGGTTTCAAGGTGTGCAACAGTTCCACGCAGAGATCAAAACTCTTGGTAGACTTAGACATCCGAATCTTGTGACTCTCATTGGTTATCACGCTAGCGAAACCGAGATGTTCTTGGTCTACAACTATCTCCCAGGAGGCAACCTCGAGAAATTCATCCAAGAAAGATCCACAAGAGATTGGAGAGTTCTTCACAAGATCGCCCTGGACATTGCTCGAGCACTCGCTTACCTCCACGACCAATGTGTCCCACGTGTGCTTCACCGAGATGTTAAGCCGAGCAACATCCTACTGGATGATGATTGCAACGCTTATTTATCAGATTTCGGGTTAGCGAGATTGCTTGGGACCTCGGAAACACACGCAACAACAGGTGTGGCGGGTACGTTTGGGTATGTAGCACCCGAGTACGCTATGACTTGCCGGGTGTCGGATAAAGCAGATGTTTACAGCTATGGAGTGGTGCTTTTTGAGCTGCTTTCGGACAAGAAAGCACTGGATCCGTCGTTTGTGTCGTACGGTAACGGTTTCAACATAGTGCAATGGGCTTGTATGCTGTTGAGACAAGGAAGGGCAAAGGAGTTTTTCACAGCGGGTTTGTGGGACGCGGGTCCTCATGATGATCTAGTAGAGGTTCTGCATTTAGCGGTTGTGTGTACGGTGGATTCACTATCGACGAGACCAACGATGAAGCAAGTTGTAAGACGGCTGAAGCAGTTGCAGCCTCCGTCATGTTAG